In Carassius auratus strain Wakin unplaced genomic scaffold, ASM336829v1 scaf_tig00000876, whole genome shotgun sequence, the following proteins share a genomic window:
- the LOC113069161 gene encoding ubiquitin carboxyl-terminal hydrolase 19-like isoform X2 has product MASSSTCPSESGRRRGQRGPDDAVSASKKKQKDRANQESKEAKRATPATSSETRKDLFLDWKQNAHEVIVRLSCEDAGVLRVEDIDYAFSDSACHIRLPDGREWSCNLHEEIEASCSKLLYKEKTNVLQLVMHKKIPLNSWPTFANKKKTEIVNILGENGSNHPRSTTGQSEKSAEIIEKIPAVTSAEQKRGKPARGSKRGMKGKPVELSESTDVKVDEIKSSDKADPISEPSAKRTTRPSRSTKEPPIAPCSIKESQSKPAVDGKTHALAGSSSASSTSNAKDNRVQMQVKGQVCQASPKEKELDTRPKSNNQVEADESKAVSSLCELKVAQEESSLQVKTQTITSDEREKRTDEKKPQSDAQIPTMLPSHDLVSEKSVSTASKREESPQKRCTEEKRDKSKEDPHGGSQEEDTEDPEPMVNLKLVKNDSYEKGTDLMVVNVYMKEICKHTSRVLFREQDFTLIFQTSDPNFLRLHPDCGPNTVFKWQVKLRNLIQPDQSSYAFTPSRIDITLKKRHSQRWGGLEAPAIQVGGAKVAVPSSPSTLEKSQPGSSQHALPVKEEPRVGEEKAKPPRAPEDLDLDAVAPRSVSEHMSLKQEPTVATPKPTCMVQPMTHTPPAGSERAEEVEEKKVCLPGFTGLVNLGNTCFMNSVIQSLSNTRELRDYFHDRGFESEINCSNPLGTGGRLAISFAVLLRALWKGTHHAFQPSKLKAIVASKASQFTGYAQHDAQEFMAFLLDGLHEDLNRIQNKPYTETVDSDGRQDEVVAEEAWQRHKMRNDSFVVDLFQGQYKSKLVCPVCSKVSITFDPFLYLPVPLPQKQKVLTVFYFAKDPHKKPVKFLVSVSKVNSSTAEVLESISRSVRNKPENLRLAEVVKNRFQRIFSPTQSLDTVTSSELLFCFEVLSKDLAKEKVVFLKVQQRPQIPSIPITKCAGCMKPPASDDEKLRRCTRCYRVGYCNQACQKNHWPNHKVMCRLNVENIGLPFLISVPESRLTYTRLTQLLEGYSRYSVNVFQPPFQSGRMSPEASLSRVDLTPIASSVSECQEQEEEPSSAGETESQAEQTETPQTDSASVISAAGGETLSSDSGCCELATSSQDSLVEKETSCEKAIKPEAVVTGYQQPSESETGSASQFYITLLDPTQKEDRKLEDKGDAVLELPDDCTLELVWKNYEKQKEYVLVRSKELEFDEDPGSATETSRAGHFTLEQCLNLFTKPEVLAPEEAWYCPKCQQHREASKQLLLWRLPNVLIIQLKRFSFRSFIWRDKINDMVDFPVRNLDLSKFCIGHKGDVQQPPIYDLYAVINHYGGMIGGHYTAYARLPSDKNSQRSDVGWRLFDDSTVTTVEESQVVTRYAYVLFYRRRNSPVERPSHFLGPLGAESSAASGGAASQASLIWQELEEDEEGQRETSFRSLFRPGLRGRRARTRPEEEDEGRGGNSHRISDYAEGERMKYFIMGTVAAVLALLFNLLYPLLYWSNWV; this is encoded by the exons ATGGCCAGCAGCAGTACATGCCCCAGCGAATCGGGCCGGAGGCGAGGTCAGAGAGGACCTGACGATGCAGTCAGCGCCAGTAAAAAGAAACAGAAGGACAGAGCCAACCAGGAGAGCAAGGAGGCCAAGCGGGCAACCCCAGCCACCAGCTCAGAGACTAGAAAAG ATTTGTTTCTGGACTGGAAGCAGAATGCACACGAGGTGATCGTGAGGCTGAGCTGTGAAGATGCCGGGGTGCTGAGAGTGGAAGATATCGATTATGCCTTTTCTGATTCCGCCTGCCACATCCGGCTGCCGG ATGGCCGTGAATGGAGctgtaatctccatgaagagattgAAGCCTCCTGCAGTAAACTGCTTTATAAGGAGAAAACAAATGTTCTTCAGCTTGTTATGCACAAGAAGATCCCGCTCAACTCATGGCCCACCTTTGCT aacaagaaaaaaactgaaatagtgaACATCCTTGGAGAGAATGGCAGCAACCACCCCCGGTCAACCACAGGCCAGTCTGAAAAATCTGCCGAAATCATTGAAAAAATACCCGCAGTGACTTCTGCTGAGCAGAAACGGGGTAAACCTGCCCGAGGGTCAAAACGAGGGATGAAAGGCAAACCGGTGGAGCTCTCTGAGAGCACAGATGTGAAGGTAGATGAGATTAAATCGAGCGATAAAGCAGACCCGATCAGTGAGCCCAGCGCAAAGCGTACCACACGACCCTCCAGAAGCACAAAAGAGCCCCCAATAGCTCCCTGCTCGATAAAGGAGTCTCAATCCAAACCAGCAGTTGATGGAAAAACACATGCACTAGCCGGGAGCAGCAGTGCCTCTTCGACTAGCAATGCAAAAGACAACAGGGTTCAGATGCAAGTAAAAGGTCAGGTATGCCAGGCATCACCAAAAGAAAAAGAGCTGGACACGAGGCCAAAAAGCAACAATCAG GTTGAGGCAGATGAAAGTAAGGCTGTTTCCTCACTGTGTGAGCTGAAGGTGGCGCAAGAGGAGAGTTCTCTTCAGGTGAAAACGCAAACAATAACATCTGATGAGCGAGAAAAAAGAACAGATGAAAAGAAGCCACAGTCTGATGCCCAGATCCCTACAATGCTTCCATCTCATGATTTGGTATCTGAGAAGTCTGTTTCAACAGCCTCTAAGAGAGAGGAGTCTCCTCAAAAGAGATGCACAGAGGAGAAGAGAGACAAGTCCAAGGAGGATCCACATGGAGGAAGCCAAGAGGAGGATACAGAAG ATCCGGAGCCTATGGTGAACTTGAAGCTAGTGAAGAATGACTCGTATGAGAAAGGGACAGACCTGATGGTTGTTAATGTCTACATGAAAGAAATCTGCAAGCACACGTCCAGGGTGCTGTTCAGGGAACAAGACTTCACTCTTATCTTCCAGACTAG TGATCCCAACTTTTTGCGCCTTCATCCGGATTGCGGACCAAACACCGTCTTTAAATGGCAGGTTAAACTCAG GAATCTAATTCAGCCAGATCAGTCAAGCTATGCCTTCACTCCGTCCCGTATCGACATCACCCTGAAGAAAAGACACAGTCAGCGCTGGGGAGGTCTGGAAGCACCTGCCATACAAG TGGGGGGTGCCAAGGTTGCAGTGCCCTCTAGCCCTTCCACACTCGAAAAGAGCCAGCCAGGAAGCAGCCAGCATGCACTTCCTGTTAAAGAAGAACCACGAGTAGGAGAGGAGAAAGCCAAACCCCCTCGGGCCCCAGAGGACTTAGATCTGGATGCCGTGGCACCTCGCTCAGTTTCCGAACACATGTCCCTCAAACAGGAACCAACTGTTGCTACG CCCAAGCCCACCTGCATGGTGCAGCCCATGACTCACACTCCTCCTGCAGGCAGTGAGAGAGCTGAAGAAGTGGAGGAGAAGAAAGTGTGTCTCCCTGGCTTCACTGGACTGGTCAATTTGGGAAACACTTGCTTTATGAACAGTGTGATCCAGTCCCTCTCCAACACACGGGAGCTCAGGGATTATTTCCATG ACCGTGGGTTTGAGTCTGAGATTAACTGTAGTAATCCATTGGGCACTGGTGGACGGTTGGCCATTAGCTTTGCTGTTCTGCTTCGAGCGCTGTGGAAGGGCACTCATCATGCATTTCAACCCTCCAAATTAAAG GCTATAGTTGCCAGTAAGGCCAGTCAGTTTACAGGCTACGCACAGCATGATGCTCAGGAGTTCATGGCTTTCTTACTGGATGGGCTGCATGAAGACCTAAACCGCATCCAAAACAAACCGTACACAGAGACCGTTGACTCAGACGGCCGTCAGGATGAA GTTGTTGCAGAAGAGGCATGGCAGAGGCATAAAATGAGGAACGATTCCTTCGTTGTTGACCTCTTTCAGGGCCAGTACAAGTCAAAGCTGGTGTGTCCTGTGTGTTCTAAG GTTTCCATTACCTTCGACCCTTTCTTGTATTTGCCTGTCCCCCTACCTCAAAAGCAGAAGGTgctgactgttttctatttcgcTAAAGATCCCCACAAGAAACCAGTCAAG TTTTTGGTCAGTGTGAGTAAAGTCAACTCGAGCACGGCTGAAGTACTGGAGTCAATATCTCGCAGTGTGAGGAATAAACCAGAGAACCTGAGGCTGGCAGAG GTGGTGAAGAACAGGTTCCAAAGAATCTTCTCACCGACTCAATCTTTGGACACGGTCACGTCCAGTGAACTGCTCTTCTGCTTTGAGGTGTTGTCAAAAGATCTCGCCAAAGAGAAAGTGGTGTTTCTGAAGGTCCAACAG AGACCTCAAATTCCAAGCATCCCAATCACAAAGTGTGCTGGCTGCATGAAGCCTCCTGCCTCTGACGACGAGAAGCTCAGGCGCTGTACTCGCTGTTACCGCGTCGGCTACTGCAATCA GGCCTGCCAGAAGAACCACTGGCCCAATCACAAAGTTATGTGCCGGCTCAATGTGGAGAATATTGGACTGCCGTTTTTAATTAGTGTGCCTGAGTCTAGGCTGACTTACACCCGTCTGACACAGCTCCTGGAAGGCTACTCTAG GTACTCTGTCAATGTGTTCCAGCCACCTTTCCAGTCCGGTCGGATGTCTCCAGAGGCAAGCCTGTCCCGTGTTGACCTGACCCCCATAGCAAGCAGTGTCTCAGAGTGTCAGGAGCAAGAGGAGGAGCCGTCATCTGCAGGAGAAACGGAAAGCCAGGCGGAGCAGACAGAGACACCACAAACAGATAGCGCGTCTGTGATCTCCGCAGCAGGTGGGGAAACTCTCTCCAGTGACTCGGGCTGCTGTGAGCTCGCCACCAGCTCCCAAGATTCTTTGGTGGAGAAAGAAACATCATGTGAAAAGGCTATTAAACCAGAAG CTGTAGTGACCGGGTATCAGCAACCGTCTGAGTCAGAGACTGGAAGTGCGTCTCAATTCTACATCACACTTCTGGACCCAACCCAAAAGGAGGACCGAAAACTTGAGGACAAAG GTGATGCGGTACTGGAGCTGCCTGATGACTGCACGCTGGAGCTGGTGTGGAAGAACTACGAGAAGCAGAAGGAGTATGTGCTGGTGCGCTCTAAAGAGCTAGAGTTTGATGAGGACCCTGGCTCTGCTACGGAGACATCCAGGGCAGGACACTTCACCTTAGAGCAGTGCCTGAACCTCTTTACCAAACCTGAGGTGCTGGCCCCTGAAGAGGCATG GTATTGTCCGAAGTGTCAGCAACACAGGGAAGCCTCTAAACAGCTGCTGCTCTGGCGTCTTCCCAACGTGCTCATCATCCAGCTCAAGCGCTTCTCATTTCGGAGCTTCATATGGAGGGACAAGATTAATGATATGGTTGATTTCCCAGTCAG AAACCTGGACCTGAGTAAGTTCTGTATTGGTCATAAGGGTGACGTCCAGCAGCCCCCCATCTATGATCTCTACGCTGTGATCAACCATTACGGCGGGATGATCGGAGGACACTACACAGCCTACGCTCGTCTTCCCAGCGACAAGAACAGCCAGCGCAGCGACGTTG GCTGGCGTTTGTTTGATGACAGCACAGTGACAACGGTGGAAGAGAGTCAGGTGGTTACGCGTTACGCCTATGTGCTGTTCTACCGCCGCAGGAACTCTCCGGTAGAGAGGCCGTCTCACTTTCTGGGGCCCCTTGGAGCCGAATCGTCTGCTGCAAGTGGCGGTGCTGCCAGTCAG GCATCTCTGATATGGCAGGAactggaggaggatgaggaggggcAGCGAGAGACCTCTTTTCGGAGCCTGTTCCGCCCTGGTCTGCGTGGAAGAAGAGCCAGGACAAGGCCAGAGGAAGAAGACGAGGGCAGGGGAGGGAATTCTCACCGCATCTCAGATTACGCTGAAGGGGAACGTATGAAATATTTCATCATGGGCACTGTGGCGGCAGTCCTAGCCTTGCTGTTCAACCTCCTCTATCCTTTGTTATACTGGTCCAACTGGGTTTAA
- the LOC113069161 gene encoding ubiquitin carboxyl-terminal hydrolase 19-like isoform X1, whose translation MASSSTCPSESGRRRGQRGPDDAVSASKKKQKDRANQESKEAKRATPATSSETRKDLFLDWKQNAHEVIVRLSCEDAGVLRVEDIDYAFSDSACHIRLPDGREWSCNLHEEIEASCSKLLYKEKTNVLQLVMHKKIPLNSWPTFANKKKTEIVNILGENGSNHPRSTTGQSEKSAEIIEKIPAVTSAEQKRGKPARGSKRGMKGKPVELSESTDVKVDEIKSSDKADPISEPSAKRTTRPSRSTKEPPIAPCSIKESQSKPAVDGKTHALAGSSSASSTSNAKDNRVQMQVKGQVCQASPKEKELDTRPKSNNQVEADESKAVSSLCELKVAQEESSLQVKTQTITSDEREKRTDEKKPQSDAQIPTMLPSHDLVSEKSVSTASKREESPQKRCTEEKRDKSKEDPHGGSQEEDTEDPEPMVNLKLVKNDSYEKGTDLMVVNVYMKEICKHTSRVLFREQDFTLIFQTSDPNFLRLHPDCGPNTVFKWQVKLRNLIQPDQSSYAFTPSRIDITLKKRHSQRWGGLEAPAIQGAVGGAKVAVPSSPSTLEKSQPGSSQHALPVKEEPRVGEEKAKPPRAPEDLDLDAVAPRSVSEHMSLKQEPTVATPKPTCMVQPMTHTPPAGSERAEEVEEKKVCLPGFTGLVNLGNTCFMNSVIQSLSNTRELRDYFHDRGFESEINCSNPLGTGGRLAISFAVLLRALWKGTHHAFQPSKLKAIVASKASQFTGYAQHDAQEFMAFLLDGLHEDLNRIQNKPYTETVDSDGRQDEVVAEEAWQRHKMRNDSFVVDLFQGQYKSKLVCPVCSKVSITFDPFLYLPVPLPQKQKVLTVFYFAKDPHKKPVKFLVSVSKVNSSTAEVLESISRSVRNKPENLRLAEVVKNRFQRIFSPTQSLDTVTSSELLFCFEVLSKDLAKEKVVFLKVQQRPQIPSIPITKCAGCMKPPASDDEKLRRCTRCYRVGYCNQACQKNHWPNHKVMCRLNVENIGLPFLISVPESRLTYTRLTQLLEGYSRYSVNVFQPPFQSGRMSPEASLSRVDLTPIASSVSECQEQEEEPSSAGETESQAEQTETPQTDSASVISAAGGETLSSDSGCCELATSSQDSLVEKETSCEKAIKPEAVVTGYQQPSESETGSASQFYITLLDPTQKEDRKLEDKGDAVLELPDDCTLELVWKNYEKQKEYVLVRSKELEFDEDPGSATETSRAGHFTLEQCLNLFTKPEVLAPEEAWYCPKCQQHREASKQLLLWRLPNVLIIQLKRFSFRSFIWRDKINDMVDFPVRNLDLSKFCIGHKGDVQQPPIYDLYAVINHYGGMIGGHYTAYARLPSDKNSQRSDVGWRLFDDSTVTTVEESQVVTRYAYVLFYRRRNSPVERPSHFLGPLGAESSAASGGAASQASLIWQELEEDEEGQRETSFRSLFRPGLRGRRARTRPEEEDEGRGGNSHRISDYAEGERMKYFIMGTVAAVLALLFNLLYPLLYWSNWV comes from the exons ATGGCCAGCAGCAGTACATGCCCCAGCGAATCGGGCCGGAGGCGAGGTCAGAGAGGACCTGACGATGCAGTCAGCGCCAGTAAAAAGAAACAGAAGGACAGAGCCAACCAGGAGAGCAAGGAGGCCAAGCGGGCAACCCCAGCCACCAGCTCAGAGACTAGAAAAG ATTTGTTTCTGGACTGGAAGCAGAATGCACACGAGGTGATCGTGAGGCTGAGCTGTGAAGATGCCGGGGTGCTGAGAGTGGAAGATATCGATTATGCCTTTTCTGATTCCGCCTGCCACATCCGGCTGCCGG ATGGCCGTGAATGGAGctgtaatctccatgaagagattgAAGCCTCCTGCAGTAAACTGCTTTATAAGGAGAAAACAAATGTTCTTCAGCTTGTTATGCACAAGAAGATCCCGCTCAACTCATGGCCCACCTTTGCT aacaagaaaaaaactgaaatagtgaACATCCTTGGAGAGAATGGCAGCAACCACCCCCGGTCAACCACAGGCCAGTCTGAAAAATCTGCCGAAATCATTGAAAAAATACCCGCAGTGACTTCTGCTGAGCAGAAACGGGGTAAACCTGCCCGAGGGTCAAAACGAGGGATGAAAGGCAAACCGGTGGAGCTCTCTGAGAGCACAGATGTGAAGGTAGATGAGATTAAATCGAGCGATAAAGCAGACCCGATCAGTGAGCCCAGCGCAAAGCGTACCACACGACCCTCCAGAAGCACAAAAGAGCCCCCAATAGCTCCCTGCTCGATAAAGGAGTCTCAATCCAAACCAGCAGTTGATGGAAAAACACATGCACTAGCCGGGAGCAGCAGTGCCTCTTCGACTAGCAATGCAAAAGACAACAGGGTTCAGATGCAAGTAAAAGGTCAGGTATGCCAGGCATCACCAAAAGAAAAAGAGCTGGACACGAGGCCAAAAAGCAACAATCAG GTTGAGGCAGATGAAAGTAAGGCTGTTTCCTCACTGTGTGAGCTGAAGGTGGCGCAAGAGGAGAGTTCTCTTCAGGTGAAAACGCAAACAATAACATCTGATGAGCGAGAAAAAAGAACAGATGAAAAGAAGCCACAGTCTGATGCCCAGATCCCTACAATGCTTCCATCTCATGATTTGGTATCTGAGAAGTCTGTTTCAACAGCCTCTAAGAGAGAGGAGTCTCCTCAAAAGAGATGCACAGAGGAGAAGAGAGACAAGTCCAAGGAGGATCCACATGGAGGAAGCCAAGAGGAGGATACAGAAG ATCCGGAGCCTATGGTGAACTTGAAGCTAGTGAAGAATGACTCGTATGAGAAAGGGACAGACCTGATGGTTGTTAATGTCTACATGAAAGAAATCTGCAAGCACACGTCCAGGGTGCTGTTCAGGGAACAAGACTTCACTCTTATCTTCCAGACTAG TGATCCCAACTTTTTGCGCCTTCATCCGGATTGCGGACCAAACACCGTCTTTAAATGGCAGGTTAAACTCAG GAATCTAATTCAGCCAGATCAGTCAAGCTATGCCTTCACTCCGTCCCGTATCGACATCACCCTGAAGAAAAGACACAGTCAGCGCTGGGGAGGTCTGGAAGCACCTGCCATACAAG GTGCAGTGGGGGGTGCCAAGGTTGCAGTGCCCTCTAGCCCTTCCACACTCGAAAAGAGCCAGCCAGGAAGCAGCCAGCATGCACTTCCTGTTAAAGAAGAACCACGAGTAGGAGAGGAGAAAGCCAAACCCCCTCGGGCCCCAGAGGACTTAGATCTGGATGCCGTGGCACCTCGCTCAGTTTCCGAACACATGTCCCTCAAACAGGAACCAACTGTTGCTACG CCCAAGCCCACCTGCATGGTGCAGCCCATGACTCACACTCCTCCTGCAGGCAGTGAGAGAGCTGAAGAAGTGGAGGAGAAGAAAGTGTGTCTCCCTGGCTTCACTGGACTGGTCAATTTGGGAAACACTTGCTTTATGAACAGTGTGATCCAGTCCCTCTCCAACACACGGGAGCTCAGGGATTATTTCCATG ACCGTGGGTTTGAGTCTGAGATTAACTGTAGTAATCCATTGGGCACTGGTGGACGGTTGGCCATTAGCTTTGCTGTTCTGCTTCGAGCGCTGTGGAAGGGCACTCATCATGCATTTCAACCCTCCAAATTAAAG GCTATAGTTGCCAGTAAGGCCAGTCAGTTTACAGGCTACGCACAGCATGATGCTCAGGAGTTCATGGCTTTCTTACTGGATGGGCTGCATGAAGACCTAAACCGCATCCAAAACAAACCGTACACAGAGACCGTTGACTCAGACGGCCGTCAGGATGAA GTTGTTGCAGAAGAGGCATGGCAGAGGCATAAAATGAGGAACGATTCCTTCGTTGTTGACCTCTTTCAGGGCCAGTACAAGTCAAAGCTGGTGTGTCCTGTGTGTTCTAAG GTTTCCATTACCTTCGACCCTTTCTTGTATTTGCCTGTCCCCCTACCTCAAAAGCAGAAGGTgctgactgttttctatttcgcTAAAGATCCCCACAAGAAACCAGTCAAG TTTTTGGTCAGTGTGAGTAAAGTCAACTCGAGCACGGCTGAAGTACTGGAGTCAATATCTCGCAGTGTGAGGAATAAACCAGAGAACCTGAGGCTGGCAGAG GTGGTGAAGAACAGGTTCCAAAGAATCTTCTCACCGACTCAATCTTTGGACACGGTCACGTCCAGTGAACTGCTCTTCTGCTTTGAGGTGTTGTCAAAAGATCTCGCCAAAGAGAAAGTGGTGTTTCTGAAGGTCCAACAG AGACCTCAAATTCCAAGCATCCCAATCACAAAGTGTGCTGGCTGCATGAAGCCTCCTGCCTCTGACGACGAGAAGCTCAGGCGCTGTACTCGCTGTTACCGCGTCGGCTACTGCAATCA GGCCTGCCAGAAGAACCACTGGCCCAATCACAAAGTTATGTGCCGGCTCAATGTGGAGAATATTGGACTGCCGTTTTTAATTAGTGTGCCTGAGTCTAGGCTGACTTACACCCGTCTGACACAGCTCCTGGAAGGCTACTCTAG GTACTCTGTCAATGTGTTCCAGCCACCTTTCCAGTCCGGTCGGATGTCTCCAGAGGCAAGCCTGTCCCGTGTTGACCTGACCCCCATAGCAAGCAGTGTCTCAGAGTGTCAGGAGCAAGAGGAGGAGCCGTCATCTGCAGGAGAAACGGAAAGCCAGGCGGAGCAGACAGAGACACCACAAACAGATAGCGCGTCTGTGATCTCCGCAGCAGGTGGGGAAACTCTCTCCAGTGACTCGGGCTGCTGTGAGCTCGCCACCAGCTCCCAAGATTCTTTGGTGGAGAAAGAAACATCATGTGAAAAGGCTATTAAACCAGAAG CTGTAGTGACCGGGTATCAGCAACCGTCTGAGTCAGAGACTGGAAGTGCGTCTCAATTCTACATCACACTTCTGGACCCAACCCAAAAGGAGGACCGAAAACTTGAGGACAAAG GTGATGCGGTACTGGAGCTGCCTGATGACTGCACGCTGGAGCTGGTGTGGAAGAACTACGAGAAGCAGAAGGAGTATGTGCTGGTGCGCTCTAAAGAGCTAGAGTTTGATGAGGACCCTGGCTCTGCTACGGAGACATCCAGGGCAGGACACTTCACCTTAGAGCAGTGCCTGAACCTCTTTACCAAACCTGAGGTGCTGGCCCCTGAAGAGGCATG GTATTGTCCGAAGTGTCAGCAACACAGGGAAGCCTCTAAACAGCTGCTGCTCTGGCGTCTTCCCAACGTGCTCATCATCCAGCTCAAGCGCTTCTCATTTCGGAGCTTCATATGGAGGGACAAGATTAATGATATGGTTGATTTCCCAGTCAG AAACCTGGACCTGAGTAAGTTCTGTATTGGTCATAAGGGTGACGTCCAGCAGCCCCCCATCTATGATCTCTACGCTGTGATCAACCATTACGGCGGGATGATCGGAGGACACTACACAGCCTACGCTCGTCTTCCCAGCGACAAGAACAGCCAGCGCAGCGACGTTG GCTGGCGTTTGTTTGATGACAGCACAGTGACAACGGTGGAAGAGAGTCAGGTGGTTACGCGTTACGCCTATGTGCTGTTCTACCGCCGCAGGAACTCTCCGGTAGAGAGGCCGTCTCACTTTCTGGGGCCCCTTGGAGCCGAATCGTCTGCTGCAAGTGGCGGTGCTGCCAGTCAG GCATCTCTGATATGGCAGGAactggaggaggatgaggaggggcAGCGAGAGACCTCTTTTCGGAGCCTGTTCCGCCCTGGTCTGCGTGGAAGAAGAGCCAGGACAAGGCCAGAGGAAGAAGACGAGGGCAGGGGAGGGAATTCTCACCGCATCTCAGATTACGCTGAAGGGGAACGTATGAAATATTTCATCATGGGCACTGTGGCGGCAGTCCTAGCCTTGCTGTTCAACCTCCTCTATCCTTTGTTATACTGGTCCAACTGGGTTTAA